The DNA sequence AGCTGCTGATGTAATACTTTGGCTCGCGACTGCTCGTAGTTACTTAAGCTAAGATCGTTCAGTTCGGACATTGTAAACTGTCGATTAAGATCGGCATCGATATAACGCTTGTTTTCGCCATAAGCTTTGGGGTTAGCAAATACGGTGTCTACGCTGATGCTAGGGCGGGAGATAAGTTCGGGAGATTGCTGCCACTTGTTGAGTAAATAAATACCGCTGAATTCGTTTCCATGCGTACCGCCAACGATAGCGACTGTGCTAATTTTAGACAAAGCAAACTTTCCTTTAAGCTATTGAGCAAACAGCCTTGAGCTTAAAAGGAAACGCGCTTTGACTCAAGCCAAAGCGCGGGCTTGTTACTCTTCCAATTCTAAATCTTGTTCTTGGTCTTGCTCTTGCTTACCGATACGGTAGGCTTTTGGGGTGAGCTCTAGGTCTTTCTTAAATACCGCGTACATATATTGCAATGACGGATAACCACATAACTCTGCGATGTCTGAGGTTGATAACTCAGTATTACGTAGCAAACTCATCGCTTGCTCTAGCTTGGCACAGTGGATCTCTTGGTGTACCGAGTGACCAATGTCATCTTTAAAACGTTTTTCTAAGTTTGAACGAGATACCCGCACATAATCGAGTACTTGCTCAACCTTAATCCCTTTACAGGCATTGTGGCGAATAAAGTGCATGGCTTGAATCACGTAAGGGTCTTTTAAAGCTTTAAAATCGGTTGATTGACGCTCGATAACCTGTTCTGGTCCCACCAATTCACGTACGTTGCGTAGCTCTTGCCCTTGCAATTGACGGTGCAATAGCTTGGCAGCCTGAAAGCCCATTTTACGACAGCCCTGCGCTACCGAGCTTAAAGACACTCGGCTTAGGTGGCGAGTTAAGTCTTCATTATCGATGCCAATAATCGACACCTTATCAGGTACGATAATGCCTAGGTGGTCACACACTTGAAGTAAATGACGCGCGCGCGCATCTGATACTGCAACAATACCCACCGGTTTGGGCAGTGACTGGATCCAGTCAGCTAAGCGGTTCATCGCATATTGCCAAGATTCAGGGGTGGTTTCCATGCCACGGTATACCGCACATTCGTAACCATCGCTAGCCACTAACTGCTGAAAGATTGACTCTCGCTCCATGGCCCAGCGATTATTTTCATTGGGCGGCATACCATAATAAGCAAACGATTCTAAGCCTTTGGTTTTGAGATGCTCATACGCCGCTCCTACCAAGGAGCGGTTATCAGTAGCCACATAAGGAAACTTAGGGTACTGATCAGGGTTTTCGTAAGAACTGCCCACTGCCACTACAGGTACCCGCAAACCAGTAAGCGCTTGCTCTATTTCGGGGTCATCAAAGTCAGCGATAATACCATCGCCTACCCAATGCTGCAGCCGATTGATACGGCAGCGAAAATCTTCCTCAAGAAAAATATCCCAGTCACATTGCGACGCTTGCAAATAATCCCCGATCCCTTTGATTATCTGGCGGTCATAGACCTTGTTAGCATTAAACAACAATGTGATTTTGAAACGTTTATCAAACATATGGGGCTCCTAAAAGCGTAGTGCCTAAGGTTATTTAATTTACTATGTAAAAAAAATGGCTTTTATGCCACCGTGAAAAAACATAATGTGATGATGATCATGCACAAATTGAGTGAAACTGTGAACTCAGGCACGCCATAGAAAAACGCTACCCTACTAGCAGTTTTCGTAATTGAGTCACTTTTCCTATTCACGGCAGGATGGCCTTATTAAATTAACCAGCTAGGTCTATTTGTCTTTAACAAAACAAGTTGAGCAGCTCGCGTCCCAATAAGGAACTTCTATGTACATTGGTAT is a window from the Agarivorans sp. TSD2052 genome containing:
- a CDS encoding XylR family transcriptional regulator, which gives rise to MFDKRFKITLLFNANKVYDRQIIKGIGDYLQASQCDWDIFLEEDFRCRINRLQHWVGDGIIADFDDPEIEQALTGLRVPVVAVGSSYENPDQYPKFPYVATDNRSLVGAAYEHLKTKGLESFAYYGMPPNENNRWAMERESIFQQLVASDGYECAVYRGMETTPESWQYAMNRLADWIQSLPKPVGIVAVSDARARHLLQVCDHLGIIVPDKVSIIGIDNEDLTRHLSRVSLSSVAQGCRKMGFQAAKLLHRQLQGQELRNVRELVGPEQVIERQSTDFKALKDPYVIQAMHFIRHNACKGIKVEQVLDYVRVSRSNLEKRFKDDIGHSVHQEIHCAKLEQAMSLLRNTELSTSDIAELCGYPSLQYMYAVFKKDLELTPKAYRIGKQEQDQEQDLELEE